The following proteins are co-located in the Tripterygium wilfordii isolate XIE 37 chromosome 2, ASM1340144v1, whole genome shotgun sequence genome:
- the LOC119980698 gene encoding SUPPRESSOR OF GAMMA RESPONSE 1 isoform X2, translating to MAGSWLVDGNRFATKIKSASGKCDHEGVNWKSNPSRACPNCQHVIDNSDVTQEWPGLPRGVKFDPSDQEIIWHLLAKVEVENLKPHPFIDEFIPTVLSDDGICYAHPQNLPGVKQDGSASHLFHRAVKAYNSGTRKRRKIHGDDFGDVRWHKTGRTKPVFLDGVQKGCKKIMVLYASTVKGGKAEKTNWVMHQYHLGTEEDEKEGEFIVSKIFYQQQQAKQNDKAELDLPQISDSVIAKVDPVTPKSVTPDPPHTERRSLEFDKGQKSTTIFLDTNAQHLEIVEIEDEVLPGSDQPNYVNQLETDDHDNQMLHESKAECPGSRESDNANHPEDLEIVEIEDEVLPGSDQPNYVNQLETDDCDNQMPDESKAEFPGSQGNENGYHPEEDSKWWDSESQHLLNSQQLVEGLSLCDELLQSQSPSRGDRDGKCRESDGKPCLSDYVKLGAEELKKDMEVCQNLVLDPANIELDTPPEFRLSQLDFGSQESFLAWGGDKVID from the exons ATCATGGTTGGTGGATGGTAATAGATTTGCCACAAAAATCAAGAGTGCATCTGGAAAGTGTGATCATGAAGGAGTTAATTGGAAGAGCAACCCATCCAGAGCGTGTCCAAACTGTCAGCATGTTATTGACAATAGCGAT GTTACTCAAGAGTGGCCAGGATTACCAAGAGGTGTGAAATTTGATCCATCTGATCAAGAGATCATATGGCATTTACTTGCAAAAGTCGAGGTAGAAAATTTAAAGCCCCATCCATTTATTGATGAGTTCATCCCAACTGTCTTATCTGATGATGGAATCTGTTATGCACATCCTCAGAATCTTCCAG GTGTTAAGCAAGATGGCAGTGCATCACACCTTTTTCATAGAGCTGTCAAGGCATACAACTCTGGAACTCGAAAGCGTAGAAAGATACATGGTGATGATTTTGGTGATGTCCGCTGGCACAAGACTGGTAGGACTAAACCAGTGTTCTTGGATGGAGTGCAAAAAGGGTGTAAGAAGATTATGGTTCTTTATGCGAGCACGGTAAAAGGAGGTAAGGCTGAGAAGACAAATTGGGTGATGCATCAATATCACCTGGGAACCGAAGAGGACGAGAAAGAGGGGGAGTTTATAGTTTCTAAAATTTTTTATCAGCAGCAACAAGCTAAGCAGAATGATAAAGCTGAACTGGACCTTCCTCAAATATCTGATTCTGTGATTGCAAAAGTTGATCCAGTTACTCCTAAGTCTGTGACTCCTGACCCTCCTCATACTGAAAGGAGATCTTTAGAGTTTGACAAGGGGCAGAAGTCTACAACTATTTTCCTGGATACCAATGCACAG CATCTTGAGATTGTTGAAATAGAAGATGAG GTTTTACCTGGAAGTGACCAGCCCAATTATGTGAATCAACTTGAGACAGATGATCATGATAACCAAATGCTTCATGAATCCAAGGCAGAATGTCCTGGTAGTCGAGAAAGTGATAATGCTAATCATCCTGAGGATCTTGAGATTGTTGAAATAGAAGATGAGGTTTTACCTGGAAGTGACCAGCCCAATTATGTGAATCAACTTGAGACAGATGATTGTGATAATCAAATGCCTGATGAATCCAAGGCAGAATTTCCTGGTAGTCAAGGAAATGAAAATGGTTATCACCCTGAGGAAGACTCAAAATGGTGGGACAGTGAATCTCAGCATCTGCTGAATTCACAACAACTTGTGGAGGGTTTATCCTTGTGTGATGAGCTACTTCAGAGTCAGTCTCCAAGCAGGGGCGATCGCGATGGAAAATGTAGAGAATCCGATGGAAAGCCCTGCCTTTCTGATTATGTTAAGTTGGGTGCTGAAGAATTAAAGAAGGATATGGAGGTGTGCCAAAATCTGGTTCTTGATCCTGCAAACATCGAACTCGATACACCTCCAGAGTTCAGGCTGAGCCAGCTT GACTTTGGATCACAAGAAAGCTTTCTTGCTTGGGGAGGGGACAAGGTGATTGATTAA
- the LOC119980698 gene encoding SUPPRESSOR OF GAMMA RESPONSE 1 isoform X3: protein MAGSWLVDGNRFATKIKSASGKCDHEGVNWKSNPSRACPNCQHVIDNSDVTQEWPGLPRGVKFDPSDQEIIWHLLAKVEVENLKPHPFIDEFIPTVLSDDGICYAHPQNLPGVKQDGSASHLFHRAVKAYNSGTRKRRKIHGDDFGDVRWHKTGRTKPVFLDGVQKGCKKIMVLYASTVKGGKAEKTNWVMHQYHLGTEEDEKEGEFIVSKIFYQQQQAKQNDKAELDLPQISDSVIAKVDPVTPKSVTPDPPHTERRSLEFDKGQKSTTIFLDTNAQDLEIVEIEDEVLPGSDQPNYVNQLETDDCDNQMPDESKAEFPGSQGNENGYHPEEDSKWWDSESQHLLNSQQLVEGLSLCDELLQSQSPSRGDRDGKCRESDGKPCLSDYVKLGAEELKKDMEVCQNLVLDPANIELDTPPEFRLSQLDFGSQESFLAWGGDKVID from the exons ATCATGGTTGGTGGATGGTAATAGATTTGCCACAAAAATCAAGAGTGCATCTGGAAAGTGTGATCATGAAGGAGTTAATTGGAAGAGCAACCCATCCAGAGCGTGTCCAAACTGTCAGCATGTTATTGACAATAGCGAT GTTACTCAAGAGTGGCCAGGATTACCAAGAGGTGTGAAATTTGATCCATCTGATCAAGAGATCATATGGCATTTACTTGCAAAAGTCGAGGTAGAAAATTTAAAGCCCCATCCATTTATTGATGAGTTCATCCCAACTGTCTTATCTGATGATGGAATCTGTTATGCACATCCTCAGAATCTTCCAG GTGTTAAGCAAGATGGCAGTGCATCACACCTTTTTCATAGAGCTGTCAAGGCATACAACTCTGGAACTCGAAAGCGTAGAAAGATACATGGTGATGATTTTGGTGATGTCCGCTGGCACAAGACTGGTAGGACTAAACCAGTGTTCTTGGATGGAGTGCAAAAAGGGTGTAAGAAGATTATGGTTCTTTATGCGAGCACGGTAAAAGGAGGTAAGGCTGAGAAGACAAATTGGGTGATGCATCAATATCACCTGGGAACCGAAGAGGACGAGAAAGAGGGGGAGTTTATAGTTTCTAAAATTTTTTATCAGCAGCAACAAGCTAAGCAGAATGATAAAGCTGAACTGGACCTTCCTCAAATATCTGATTCTGTGATTGCAAAAGTTGATCCAGTTACTCCTAAGTCTGTGACTCCTGACCCTCCTCATACTGAAAGGAGATCTTTAGAGTTTGACAAGGGGCAGAAGTCTACAACTATTTTCCTGGATACCAATGCACAG GATCTTGAGATTGTTGAAATAGAAGATGAGGTTTTACCTGGAAGTGACCAGCCCAATTATGTGAATCAACTTGAGACAGATGATTGTGATAATCAAATGCCTGATGAATCCAAGGCAGAATTTCCTGGTAGTCAAGGAAATGAAAATGGTTATCACCCTGAGGAAGACTCAAAATGGTGGGACAGTGAATCTCAGCATCTGCTGAATTCACAACAACTTGTGGAGGGTTTATCCTTGTGTGATGAGCTACTTCAGAGTCAGTCTCCAAGCAGGGGCGATCGCGATGGAAAATGTAGAGAATCCGATGGAAAGCCCTGCCTTTCTGATTATGTTAAGTTGGGTGCTGAAGAATTAAAGAAGGATATGGAGGTGTGCCAAAATCTGGTTCTTGATCCTGCAAACATCGAACTCGATACACCTCCAGAGTTCAGGCTGAGCCAGCTT GACTTTGGATCACAAGAAAGCTTTCTTGCTTGGGGAGGGGACAAGGTGATTGATTAA
- the LOC119980698 gene encoding SUPPRESSOR OF GAMMA RESPONSE 1 isoform X1 produces MAGSWLVDGNRFATKIKSASGKCDHEGVNWKSNPSRACPNCQHVIDNSDVTQEWPGLPRGVKFDPSDQEIIWHLLAKVEVENLKPHPFIDEFIPTVLSDDGICYAHPQNLPGVKQDGSASHLFHRAVKAYNSGTRKRRKIHGDDFGDVRWHKTGRTKPVFLDGVQKGCKKIMVLYASTVKGGKAEKTNWVMHQYHLGTEEDEKEGEFIVSKIFYQQQQAKQNDKAELDLPQISDSVIAKVDPVTPKSVTPDPPHTERRSLEFDKGQKSTTIFLDTNAQHLEIVEIEDEVLPGSDQPNFVIVEIEDEVLPGSDQPNYVNQLETDDHDNQMLHESKAECPGSRESDNANHPEDLEIVEIEDEVLPGSDQPNYVNQLETDDCDNQMPDESKAEFPGSQGNENGYHPEEDSKWWDSESQHLLNSQQLVEGLSLCDELLQSQSPSRGDRDGKCRESDGKPCLSDYVKLGAEELKKDMEVCQNLVLDPANIELDTPPEFRLSQLDFGSQESFLAWGGDKVID; encoded by the exons ATCATGGTTGGTGGATGGTAATAGATTTGCCACAAAAATCAAGAGTGCATCTGGAAAGTGTGATCATGAAGGAGTTAATTGGAAGAGCAACCCATCCAGAGCGTGTCCAAACTGTCAGCATGTTATTGACAATAGCGAT GTTACTCAAGAGTGGCCAGGATTACCAAGAGGTGTGAAATTTGATCCATCTGATCAAGAGATCATATGGCATTTACTTGCAAAAGTCGAGGTAGAAAATTTAAAGCCCCATCCATTTATTGATGAGTTCATCCCAACTGTCTTATCTGATGATGGAATCTGTTATGCACATCCTCAGAATCTTCCAG GTGTTAAGCAAGATGGCAGTGCATCACACCTTTTTCATAGAGCTGTCAAGGCATACAACTCTGGAACTCGAAAGCGTAGAAAGATACATGGTGATGATTTTGGTGATGTCCGCTGGCACAAGACTGGTAGGACTAAACCAGTGTTCTTGGATGGAGTGCAAAAAGGGTGTAAGAAGATTATGGTTCTTTATGCGAGCACGGTAAAAGGAGGTAAGGCTGAGAAGACAAATTGGGTGATGCATCAATATCACCTGGGAACCGAAGAGGACGAGAAAGAGGGGGAGTTTATAGTTTCTAAAATTTTTTATCAGCAGCAACAAGCTAAGCAGAATGATAAAGCTGAACTGGACCTTCCTCAAATATCTGATTCTGTGATTGCAAAAGTTGATCCAGTTACTCCTAAGTCTGTGACTCCTGACCCTCCTCATACTGAAAGGAGATCTTTAGAGTTTGACAAGGGGCAGAAGTCTACAACTATTTTCCTGGATACCAATGCACAG CATCTTGAGATTGTTGAAATAGAAGATGAGGTTTTACCTGGAAGTGACCAGCCCAATTTTGTGATCGTTGAAATAGAAGATGAGGTTTTACCTGGAAGTGACCAGCCCAATTATGTGAATCAACTTGAGACAGATGATCATGATAACCAAATGCTTCATGAATCCAAGGCAGAATGTCCTGGTAGTCGAGAAAGTGATAATGCTAATCATCCTGAGGATCTTGAGATTGTTGAAATAGAAGATGAGGTTTTACCTGGAAGTGACCAGCCCAATTATGTGAATCAACTTGAGACAGATGATTGTGATAATCAAATGCCTGATGAATCCAAGGCAGAATTTCCTGGTAGTCAAGGAAATGAAAATGGTTATCACCCTGAGGAAGACTCAAAATGGTGGGACAGTGAATCTCAGCATCTGCTGAATTCACAACAACTTGTGGAGGGTTTATCCTTGTGTGATGAGCTACTTCAGAGTCAGTCTCCAAGCAGGGGCGATCGCGATGGAAAATGTAGAGAATCCGATGGAAAGCCCTGCCTTTCTGATTATGTTAAGTTGGGTGCTGAAGAATTAAAGAAGGATATGGAGGTGTGCCAAAATCTGGTTCTTGATCCTGCAAACATCGAACTCGATACACCTCCAGAGTTCAGGCTGAGCCAGCTT GACTTTGGATCACAAGAAAGCTTTCTTGCTTGGGGAGGGGACAAGGTGATTGATTAA